One part of the Nocardioides zeae genome encodes these proteins:
- a CDS encoding MazG family protein produces the protein MDAAPEPAAGHALVELVGVMARLRRECPWKAGQTHRSLARYLLEETHEVLEALDTDDATLLREELGDLLLQVYFHAAIAAERTDATAFTIDDVAADLTAKLVRRNPHVFAADPAAGPGDGTSPLDAAAVNEAWEAVKATEKTRTDPTDGLPPTLPALLWADKVLDRSARAGTPLDPAPRAPRADADADAIGDRLLGLVAEARAAGVDPEQALRDAVRVRL, from the coding sequence GTGGATGCCGCTCCCGAGCCCGCCGCCGGCCACGCCCTCGTCGAGCTCGTCGGCGTGATGGCGCGGCTGCGGCGGGAGTGCCCGTGGAAGGCGGGGCAGACCCACCGGTCGCTGGCGCGCTACCTGCTCGAGGAGACCCACGAGGTGCTCGAGGCGCTCGACACCGACGACGCCACGCTGCTGCGCGAGGAGCTGGGCGACCTCCTGCTGCAGGTCTACTTCCACGCCGCGATCGCCGCCGAGCGCACCGACGCCACGGCCTTCACCATCGACGACGTGGCCGCCGACCTCACGGCGAAGCTCGTGCGCCGGAACCCGCACGTGTTCGCGGCGGACCCGGCGGCCGGCCCGGGCGACGGCACCAGTCCCCTGGACGCCGCCGCGGTCAACGAGGCGTGGGAGGCCGTCAAGGCGACCGAGAAGACCCGCACCGACCCCACCGACGGCCTGCCCCCGACGCTGCCCGCCCTGCTGTGGGCCGACAAGGTGCTCGACCGGTCGGCGCGGGCCGGCACGCCGCTGGACCCGGCCCCCCGCGCTCCCCGCGCCGACGCCGACGCCGACGCGATCGGCGACCGCCTCCTCGGGCTCGTCGCCGAGGCACGCGCGGCCGGGGTCGACCCGGAGCAGGCGCTGCGCGACGCCGTACGGGTGCGGCTGTGA
- a CDS encoding DUF2867 domain-containing protein, whose protein sequence is MTGATRRVGPVRRLFPRPGVSERHVQVQAPLADAWRVVAALPAPGAERWYADAAPLAFRGRLDDAARTVLGPPPPAPVASPGPTAGEGLLRPGDEAGFWTVLEADPAAYRLRLHARVHAPGTVRLSVWLTALSGVPGACRVHVRIGFRPRGLVGAGYLVADLPAREVVVEGVARRLAADVAAGVA, encoded by the coding sequence GTGACGGGCGCAACCCGGCGCGTCGGCCCGGTCCGACGCCTGTTCCCCCGCCCGGGGGTCAGCGAGCGGCACGTGCAGGTGCAGGCGCCGCTGGCCGACGCCTGGCGCGTCGTCGCGGCTCTGCCGGCCCCGGGGGCCGAGCGCTGGTACGCCGACGCCGCGCCCCTGGCCTTCCGCGGCCGGCTCGACGACGCCGCACGGACCGTGCTCGGCCCACCTCCCCCGGCCCCCGTGGCGTCACCGGGCCCGACGGCCGGCGAGGGCCTGCTCCGCCCCGGCGACGAGGCGGGCTTCTGGACCGTGCTGGAGGCCGACCCCGCGGCGTACCGGCTCCGGCTGCACGCCCGCGTCCACGCCCCCGGGACGGTGCGGCTGAGCGTCTGGCTCACCGCCCTGTCGGGGGTGCCGGGCGCCTGCCGCGTGCACGTGCGGATCGGGTTCCGGCCGCGGGGCCTGGTGGGCGCCGGGTACCTCGTCGCCGACCTGCCCGCGCGCGAGGTCGTCGTCGAGGGCGTCGCGCGGCGTCTCGCCGCGGACGTGGCGGCGGGCGTCGCCTGA
- a CDS encoding beta-propeller domain-containing protein yields MNRSTDTLRRGGLAAVVAAPLLLAACTSTPDAAPDPAGPTGVASLVRFAGCDDLLGYFQENALERVTAWGLEGLDGFDGFGGLDVVRQGAAGSWESDAALDGVSPRSSVMPRGGYVGPDHGTSEANTQEEGVDEADIVTTDGDVVVAIVEGVVQVVDAASAEALGSVDLGGVGAPSELLLHGSTLLVLGQQGGGVVWDDGVSDHANPYGTGPARTLITEVDLSDPASPEVVRSTRVEGEYRSARLVGDTVRLVMVSAPPGLDWVEPEGTSLAAETEAIEANRDLIEASTITDWLPQLSVDGGDVEPLLGCGDVGVPTAFSGFTTVSVAGLEIGGGAAPTSSAGVVGSGDIVYASTERMIVASTPWSTVRDDDDADDEPSSDLHSFDISEPDATTYVGSGRVEGRLLNQFALDEASGVVRVAVTRDGTPGEQSSSSLVVLAERPGEGLVETGRVDGLGVTEQIQAVRFLSPELAAVVTFRQVDPLYLVDTSDPAAPTLAGELKVPGYSAYLHPLDDGLLLGIGQHATEDGRTTGLQASLFDIIDPTAPRQVSTVTWDGFSSAVETDHRAFLVWQDRVYLPAQGWRDGYTETVESFDVDPGGLERGPSVSVTAELPDGGGVKRVLVVDDRIWFAGGSAVIRVAEGNRAVGDIVDF; encoded by the coding sequence ATGAACCGCTCGACCGACACCCTCCGCCGCGGCGGCCTGGCCGCCGTGGTCGCCGCCCCGCTGCTGCTCGCCGCTTGTACGTCGACGCCCGACGCCGCGCCGGATCCGGCGGGCCCGACGGGAGTGGCGAGCCTGGTCCGCTTCGCGGGCTGCGACGACCTGCTCGGGTACTTCCAGGAGAACGCGCTCGAGCGGGTGACGGCGTGGGGGCTCGAGGGCCTCGACGGGTTCGACGGGTTCGGCGGACTCGACGTGGTGCGTCAGGGAGCGGCCGGCTCTTGGGAGTCCGACGCGGCGCTCGACGGCGTCTCACCCCGGTCCAGCGTCATGCCCCGCGGCGGCTACGTCGGCCCCGACCACGGCACGTCGGAGGCCAACACCCAGGAGGAGGGCGTCGACGAGGCCGACATCGTCACGACCGACGGCGACGTGGTGGTCGCCATCGTCGAGGGGGTCGTGCAGGTCGTCGACGCGGCGTCGGCGGAGGCGCTCGGCTCCGTCGACCTGGGCGGCGTCGGCGCCCCGAGCGAGCTGCTCCTCCACGGCTCGACGCTGCTCGTGCTCGGGCAGCAGGGAGGCGGGGTGGTCTGGGACGACGGGGTCAGCGATCACGCGAACCCCTACGGGACGGGCCCCGCTCGCACCCTCATCACCGAGGTCGACCTCTCCGACCCGGCCTCGCCCGAGGTGGTCCGCTCGACGCGGGTCGAGGGCGAGTACCGCAGCGCGCGCCTCGTCGGCGACACCGTGCGGCTGGTCATGGTCAGCGCCCCGCCGGGTCTCGACTGGGTCGAGCCCGAGGGCACCTCCCTCGCGGCGGAGACGGAGGCGATCGAGGCCAACCGCGACCTGATCGAGGCCAGCACCATCACCGACTGGCTGCCGCAGCTCTCCGTCGACGGCGGCGACGTCGAGCCCCTCCTCGGCTGCGGCGACGTCGGCGTGCCCACCGCGTTCAGCGGCTTCACCACCGTGTCGGTCGCCGGCCTCGAGATCGGAGGCGGCGCCGCGCCCACCTCGTCCGCCGGGGTCGTGGGCTCGGGGGACATCGTCTACGCCTCGACCGAGCGCATGATCGTGGCCTCCACCCCGTGGTCCACGGTGCGCGACGACGACGATGCCGACGACGAGCCCTCGTCCGACCTGCACTCCTTCGACATCAGCGAGCCCGACGCGACGACGTACGTCGGTTCCGGCCGCGTGGAGGGGCGCCTCCTCAACCAGTTCGCGCTCGACGAGGCGTCGGGTGTCGTGCGGGTCGCGGTGACGAGGGACGGGACGCCGGGGGAGCAGTCCAGCTCCTCGCTCGTCGTGCTCGCCGAGCGCCCGGGCGAGGGGCTCGTCGAGACCGGACGCGTCGACGGGCTGGGCGTGACGGAGCAGATCCAGGCGGTGCGGTTCCTCTCGCCCGAGCTGGCCGCGGTCGTCACCTTCCGGCAGGTCGACCCGCTCTACCTCGTGGACACGAGCGACCCGGCCGCCCCGACGCTGGCGGGGGAGCTGAAGGTGCCGGGCTACTCGGCGTACCTCCACCCCCTCGACGACGGCCTCCTCCTCGGCATCGGTCAGCACGCGACCGAGGACGGCCGCACGACCGGCCTCCAGGCGTCGCTCTTCGACATCATCGACCCGACCGCGCCGCGGCAGGTCTCGACGGTGACGTGGGACGGCTTCAGCTCGGCCGTCGAGACGGACCACCGGGCGTTCCTGGTGTGGCAGGACCGGGTCTACCTGCCCGCACAGGGGTGGCGCGACGGGTACACGGAGACGGTCGAGTCGTTCGACGTCGACCCCGGGGGGCTGGAGCGCGGACCCAGCGTCAGCGTCACGGCCGAGCTCCCGGACGGCGGCGGAGTGAAGCGGGTGCTCGTCGTCGACGACCGCATCTGGTTCGCGGGTGGTTCCGCCGTCATCCGGGTCGCGGAGGGCAACCGTGCCGTCGGCGACATCGTCGACTTCTGA